From Dasypus novemcinctus isolate mDasNov1 chromosome 11, mDasNov1.1.hap2, whole genome shotgun sequence, one genomic window encodes:
- the PEX3 gene encoding peroxisomal biogenesis factor 3, whose protein sequence is MLRSMWNFLKRHKKKCLFLGTVLGGVYILGKYGQKKIREIQEREAAEYIAQARRQYHFESNQRTCNMTVLSMLPTLREALMQQLNSESLTALLKNRPSNKLEIWEDLKIISFTRSIVAVYSTCMLVILLRVQLNIIGGYIYLDNAAVGRNGTTVLAPPDVQQQYLSSIQHLLGDGLTELITVIKQAVRNILGSVSLKHSLSLLDLEHKLKEIRTLVEQKSSSPWVDADGPGPFLCQYMMPDEEAPLAAQACGLSPRDVTTIKLLNETRDMLESPDFRTVLDTCLNRGFSRLLDNMAEFFRPTERDLQRGDSVDSLSSVSMPLAKIIPMVNGQIHSVCSDAPSHFVQDLLLMEQVKDFAANVYEAFSTPQQLEK, encoded by the exons GAGTATACATCCTGGGGAAATATGGACAGAAGAAAATCCGAGAAATTCAAGAAAGGGAGGCTGCAGAGTACATTGCCCAAGCGCGCCGACAGTACCACTTCGAAAGCAACCAGAGGACCTGCAACATGACAG TGCTGTCCATGCTTCCAACACTTAGAGAGGCCTTAATGCAGCAGCTCAACTCTGAGAGCCTTACAGCTCTGCTGAAAAACAG gCCTTCAAACAAGCTAGAAATATGGGAGGACCTGAAGATAATAA GCTTCACAAGAAGTATCGTGGCCGTGTATAGTACATGCATGCTGGTCATTCTTTTGCGGGTTCAGTTAAACATCATTGGTGGATACATTTACCTGGATAATGCAGCAGTTGGCAGAAATGGCACG ACAGTTCTTGCTCCCCCAGATGTCCAACAGCAATATTTATCAAGCATTCAGCACCTCCTTGGAGATG GCCTGACTGAATTGATCACTGTCATTAAGCAAGCTGTGCGGAACATTCTAGGAAG TGTTTCTCTTAAACATTCTTTGTCCCTTTTGGACTTGGAGCATAAACTGAAAGAAATCAGGACTCTGGTTGAGCAGAAATCCTCTTCTCCTTGGGTGGATGCAGACGGCCCCGGGCCCTTCTTGTGCCAGTACATGATGCCAGACGAAGAGGCCCCCCTGGCTGCCCAG GCGTGTGGACTTTCCCCTAGAGATGTGACCACGATTAAACTCCTCAATGAAACTAGAGACATGCTGGAGAG CCCAGATTTCAGGACAGTGCTGGACACCTGCCTAAACCGCGGCTTCAGCAGACTTCTGGACAACATGGCTGAGTTCTTCCGCCCGACAGAGCGGGACCTGCAGCGTGGAGACTCTGTGGACAG TCTCTCCAGCGTCAGCATGCCTTTGGCTAAAATAATCCCGATGGTCAACGGGCAGATCCATTCTGTGTGCAGCGACGCACCTAGCCACTTTGTTCAG GATCTGCTGCTGATGGAGCAGGTGAAGGACTTTGCTGCCAACGTGTACGAAGCCTTCAGCACCCCCCAGCAGCTGGAGAAGTGA
- the FUCA2 gene encoding plasma alpha-L-fucosidase: MRLPALLLLLLLLPPPPARGAAPFLPAWESLDARELPAWFDQAKLGVFVHWGVFSVPSFGSEWFWWYWQKQKIPKFVDFMKNNYPPGFRYEDFGPLFTAKFFNASQWADIFQASGAKYVVLTSKHHEGFPLWGSAHSWTWNAVDQGPKRDVVRELEVAVRRRTGLRFGLYYSLFEWFNPLFLGDESSTFQRRQFPVSKALPELHELVDAYRPDVLWADGDGGAPDRYWNSTGFLAWLYNDSPVRDSVVTNDRWGAGSICKHGGYYTCRDRFNPGRLLPHKWENCMTIDKASWGYRRDAVVTDYLAPEELVQQLVETVACGGNLLVNVGPTHDGTISAIFEERLRQMGTWLKVNGEAIYGTRPWRAQNDTVSPGVWYTAKPKEGLLYALFLSWPRAGLLLLSEPQATVGATEVRLLGHEKPLNWISAGGAGLWVELPKLTVSQLPCQWGWALALQSVL; the protein is encoded by the exons ATGCGCCTGCccgcgctgctgctgctgctgctgctgctgccgccgccCCCCGCGCGCGGCGCCGCGCCCTTCCTGCCCGCCTGGGAGTCGCTGGACGCCCGCGAGCTGCCCGCCTGGTTCGACCAGGCCAAGCTCGGCGTCTTCGTGCACTGGGGCGTCTTCTCCGTGCCCAGCTTCGGCAGCGAGTGGTTCTG GTGGTATTGGCAAAAGCAAAAGATCCCGAAGTTTGTGGACTTTATGAAAAACAATTACCCTCCCGGATTCAGATACGAAGATTTTGGACCACTCTTCACAGCAAAGTTTTTTAATGCCAGCCAGTGGGCAGATATTTTTCAGGCCTCTGGTGCCAAATACGTTGTCTTAACTTCCAAACACCACGAAG GATTCCCGCTGTGGGGCTCGGCGCACTCCTGGACCTGGAACGCCGTGGACCAGGGCCCGAAGAGGGATGTCGTTAGGGAGCTCGAGGTGGCTGTCCGCCGCCGGACCGGCCTGCGCTTCGGCCTGTACTACTCCCTCTTCGAGTGGTTTAACCCCCTCTTCCTCGGCGACGAGTCCAGCACGTTTCAGAGGCGGCAGTTCCCGGTGTCTAAGGCGCTGCCTGAGCTCCACGAGCTGGTGGACGCCTACCGCCCCGACGTGCTGTGGGCCGACGGCGACGGCGGCGCGCCCGACCGCTACTGGAACAGCACCGGCTTCCTGGCCTGGCTCTACAACGACAG CCCCGTCCGGGACTCGGTGGTCACCAACGACCGCTGGGGGGCCGGCAGCATCTGCAAGCACGGCGGCTACTACACCTGCCGTGACCGCTTCAACCCCGGGCGCCTTTTGCCGCACAAGTGGGAAAACTGCATGACGATCGACAAGGCTTCCTGGGGCTACAGGAGGGACGCCGTGGTCACCGACTACCTCGCCCCCGAGGAGCTGGTGCag CAACTCGTCGAAACAGTTGCGTGTGGAGGAAACCTGCTCGTGAATGTCGGGCCCACCCACGATGGCACCATTTCGGCCATTTTTGAGGAGCGGTTAAGGCAAATGGGGACCTGGCTAAAAGTCAACGGAGAAGCCATTTACGGAACCCGTCCTTGGAGGGCCCAAAACGACACAGTCAGCCCGGGCGTGTG GTACACCGCCAAGCCCAAGGAAGGACTGCTCTACGCCCTTTTCCTCAGCTGGCCCCGGGCGGGGCTGCTGCTCCTCAGCGAGCCCCAGGCCACTGTGGGGGCGACAGAG GTGCGCCTCCTGGGACATGAAAAGCCTCTGAACTGGATCTCTGCAGGGGGTGCTGGCCTCTGGGTGGAGCTGCCGAAGCTGACAGTGAGCCAGCTGCCCTGCCAGTGGGGCTGGGCACTGGCCCTGCAGAGCGTGCTCTAA